In Pseudomonadota bacterium, a single window of DNA contains:
- a CDS encoding helix-turn-helix domain-containing protein, with product MSSDNYKCYKTLGQLIKDYRQWRKQSQDEFAELTEVSVRQLRRWEADLSHASIENLQDIANITKIPMEVCISLNADNPLWYSLKKKRFAYTLIEADLIRVKDLLKSYKQPGRKITAENDKCLTDKYIDVVLSYHNDTYGTKKPLNKDVLAKAIKMLPDLNRITFDHWGLMVGYVICLPIRIDIFQKLIKQKTLEDYLTADKISNILTMNKGVFFHYSMFATNLGVAYPMMVNNLKYLATINQKERYLAAFHTSISKGKEFYTDLGLKTAWNAHEFGDVISDDVPEILEIELDNLINRFESYSLPQPVDTPQPVDDMSPDTKESEIDIKEITCPNPDCVRNNKKKEGNIVCNGTYRTKQGVLRRRFICKTCNRSFCTKAGSIFYGLKSSEEKIIAVLNLLIKGMSLTATANVMKVKFDTVRRWLTIAAGQRGKIDAMLIEKLSVSQSDLDTLWAYIGENSLRKRAIHLKKSCKSHNQN from the coding sequence ATGTCCTCTGATAATTATAAATGTTACAAGACACTTGGTCAGCTTATCAAAGACTACCGGCAATGGCGAAAGCAAAGCCAGGATGAATTTGCTGAATTGACAGAAGTCAGCGTAAGACAATTGCGAAGATGGGAAGCTGACCTCTCACACGCTTCCATAGAAAATCTTCAGGATATTGCCAATATTACTAAAATACCCATGGAAGTTTGCATTTCGCTTAATGCTGATAATCCGTTATGGTATTCGCTGAAAAAAAAGAGATTCGCCTACACATTAATTGAAGCGGATCTTATAAGAGTAAAGGATTTACTCAAAAGCTACAAACAGCCGGGTAGAAAAATTACGGCAGAAAACGATAAATGTCTAACTGATAAGTATATAGATGTAGTGCTTTCTTATCATAATGATACCTACGGAACCAAGAAACCTTTGAATAAAGATGTTTTGGCAAAAGCTATAAAAATGTTGCCTGATTTAAACCGCATTACATTTGATCACTGGGGTCTTATGGTAGGTTATGTTATATGTTTGCCCATCAGAATAGATATATTTCAAAAGCTTATAAAGCAAAAAACGCTCGAAGATTATCTTACAGCAGATAAAATCAGCAATATCTTAACTATGAATAAAGGAGTTTTTTTCCATTATTCCATGTTTGCAACAAATTTAGGTGTAGCATATCCTATGATGGTTAACAATTTGAAATATCTTGCAACAATAAATCAAAAAGAAAGATATCTTGCAGCTTTCCATACATCCATATCAAAAGGAAAAGAGTTTTACACTGATCTGGGTTTAAAAACAGCATGGAATGCCCATGAATTCGGGGATGTAATTTCTGATGATGTTCCGGAAATTCTTGAAATTGAGTTGGATAATCTGATTAACCGGTTTGAGAGTTATTCTCTTCCCCAACCCGTTGACACTCCTCAACCCGTTGACGATATGAGCCCGGATACAAAAGAGAGTGAAATCGATATAAAGGAAATAACCTGCCCAAATCCTGATTGTGTAAGAAACAATAAAAAAAAAGAAGGCAATATAGTCTGCAACGGAACTTACAGAACAAAACAGGGGGTCTTACGCCGCAGGTTTATATGTAAAACATGCAACAGATCATTTTGCACTAAAGCAGGAAGTATTTTTTACGGCCTTAAATCTTCCGAAGAAAAAATTATTGCTGTCCTCAATCTTCTGATTAAGGGAATGTCTCTTACAGCTACGGCAAATGTCATGAAAGTAAAGTTTGATACTGTCCGGCGCTGGCTTACAATTGCTGCCGGACAGAGAGGAAAAATTGATGCTATGCTTATTGAAAAACTGAGTGTATCTCAGTCTGACTTAGATACTTTATGGGCTTACATTGGTGAGAATTCCCTTCGCAAAAGAGCGATTCATTTAAAAAAAAGTTGTAAATCTCATAACCAAAACTGA